From the Pyxidicoccus trucidator genome, one window contains:
- a CDS encoding peptidylprolyl isomerase, with the protein MSRPRTVRALSACLVVLALSSGCTRSVPTPGPEPVDAATLARIQDWEDRRSLGDGALVSLATDAPDARVRARAQRALARIQDVATLDTVRAGLRDGDPLVRDEAAFAAGELALSWEPLTEAERGALAEALLAAEGEERDGWVRLTQLDSLGRTGTPEAVARLTERLQGSDVDVAGRASLALGVAARRAGAAVVAGVPLEPAAALLAAERPVEARYGGAYLLTTAKRPEALPALRRCLGDADADVRGLCAKAFGDMGGPEDAVVLGKLLDDSVPRVAAEAARSLAKLTAMCSGPCTALDALEALVPRAKRVARGMDAPEVTGAEAKVETLARSSEGHALLALTQQGLPDFGAPLLVSLRLALADAERSAASDLARTDLGWLDCRLAAALDRQRGVPGDSRSCGFGRVQDERRLALGLREVALSKGKGSADFAVGYLSHRDARVRMAALEVLAARPVLRTATAVRPLAEGEDLVVAGAAVTTLGKLKAPGALPLVEALAERVPREPGDLAEPVAGALVALQGPAAEPRFREWLKHPHANVRRVAAESLTQLTGQPVRSERVELPADTFRPEPAPARAGLVFRTAKGDITVRLDVDEAPLTSGNLYALARKGYFNGVTFHRVVPNFVAQGGDPRGDGEGGPGYSIRCEMTRRPYRRGTVGMALSGKDTGGSQFFFTHAPQPHLDGRYTAFGEVVSGLDVVDALLEGDIIREVRAVQLSE; encoded by the coding sequence ATGAGCCGCCCGCGTACCGTCCGTGCACTGTCCGCCTGCCTCGTCGTCCTCGCGCTGTCCTCCGGCTGTACCCGCTCCGTCCCGACGCCGGGGCCGGAGCCGGTGGACGCCGCGACGCTCGCCCGCATCCAGGACTGGGAGGACCGGCGCTCGCTGGGAGACGGCGCCCTCGTGTCGCTGGCCACCGACGCGCCGGATGCCCGCGTGCGAGCCCGGGCCCAGCGCGCGCTGGCCCGCATCCAGGACGTGGCCACGCTGGACACGGTGCGCGCGGGGCTGAGGGACGGAGACCCCCTCGTGCGCGACGAGGCCGCCTTCGCCGCGGGCGAGCTGGCCCTGTCCTGGGAGCCGTTGACGGAGGCGGAGCGCGGGGCCCTGGCGGAGGCGCTGCTGGCGGCGGAAGGGGAGGAGCGCGACGGGTGGGTCCGCCTCACGCAGCTGGATTCGCTCGGCCGCACGGGGACTCCGGAGGCGGTCGCGCGACTGACGGAGCGGCTCCAGGGGAGTGATGTGGACGTGGCGGGCCGGGCCTCGCTGGCGCTGGGCGTGGCCGCGCGGCGGGCCGGGGCGGCGGTGGTGGCGGGCGTGCCGCTGGAGCCCGCGGCGGCGCTGCTGGCGGCGGAGCGGCCGGTGGAAGCGCGGTACGGCGGCGCCTACCTCCTGACGACGGCGAAGCGGCCAGAGGCGCTGCCCGCGCTGCGCCGCTGCCTGGGGGACGCGGACGCCGACGTGCGCGGCCTGTGCGCGAAGGCCTTTGGAGACATGGGCGGGCCGGAGGACGCGGTGGTGCTGGGGAAGCTGCTGGACGACTCGGTGCCGCGCGTGGCGGCGGAGGCGGCGCGCTCGCTGGCGAAGCTGACCGCGATGTGCAGCGGGCCGTGCACGGCGCTGGATGCACTGGAGGCGCTGGTGCCCCGGGCGAAGCGCGTGGCGCGGGGCATGGACGCGCCCGAGGTGACGGGTGCGGAGGCGAAGGTGGAGACGCTGGCCCGGTCCTCGGAGGGCCATGCGCTGCTGGCGCTCACGCAGCAGGGGCTGCCCGACTTCGGCGCGCCCCTGCTGGTGTCGCTGCGACTGGCGCTGGCGGACGCGGAGCGGAGCGCGGCCTCGGACCTGGCGCGCACGGACCTCGGGTGGCTGGACTGCCGGCTGGCGGCGGCGTTGGACAGGCAGCGCGGCGTGCCGGGGGACTCGCGCAGCTGCGGCTTCGGGCGCGTGCAGGACGAGCGGCGGCTGGCGCTGGGCCTGCGCGAGGTGGCGCTGTCGAAGGGGAAGGGCTCGGCGGACTTCGCGGTGGGCTACCTGAGCCACCGCGACGCGCGCGTGCGCATGGCGGCGCTGGAGGTCCTGGCCGCGAGGCCCGTGCTCCGGACGGCCACCGCGGTGCGCCCCCTGGCGGAGGGCGAGGACCTGGTGGTGGCCGGCGCCGCGGTGACGACGCTGGGCAAGCTCAAGGCCCCGGGAGCCCTCCCCCTGGTGGAGGCCCTCGCCGAGCGCGTGCCGAGGGAGCCGGGAGACCTAGCGGAGCCCGTGGCCGGCGCGCTCGTCGCGCTCCAGGGGCCGGCGGCGGAGCCCCGCTTCCGCGAGTGGCTGAAGCACCCGCACGCCAACGTGCGCCGCGTGGCGGCCGAGTCCCTCACGCAGCTGACCGGCCAGCCCGTGCGCTCCGAGCGCGTGGAGCTGCCGGCGGACACCTTCCGCCCGGAGCCCGCCCCGGCCCGGGCCGGCCTCGTGTTCCGCACCGCCAAGGGCGACATCACCGTGCGGCTGGACGTCGACGAGGCGCCCCTCACCTCCGGCAACCTGTACGCGCTGGCGCGCAAGGGCTACTTCAACGGCGTCACCTTCCACCGCGTGGTGCCGAACTTCGTCGCCCAGGGCGGAGACCCGCGCGGGGACGGAGAGGGCGGGCCGGGCTACTCCATCCGCTGCGAGATGACGCGCCGGCCGTACCGACGGGGCACCGTGGGCATGGCGCTCTCGGGCAAGGACACCGGCGGCAGCCAGTTCTTCTTCACCCACGCACCGCAGCCGCACCTCGACGGCCGCTACACGGCCTTCGGTGAGGTGGTGAGCGGCCTGGACGTGGTGGACGCGCTGCTGGAAGGGGACATCATCCGCGAGGTGCGCGCGGTGCAGCTGTCCGAGTGA
- a CDS encoding AAA family ATPase has product MSDASPLSRLTSALGAAVFGQQRVLADLVTAFLARGHVLLEGVPGVAKTLTARSMAGALGLLFTRVQFTPDLMPADILGTNVFQPQDNAFRLVKGPIFTEVVVADEINRTPPKTQAALLEAMEERQVTIDGVSHPLPPHFFVVATQNPLELEGTYPLPEAQLDRFLMRVRVGYPEGDAETTMLRAFHQREGRPPTTERVLDAPTLLELQARAARVSCDDSILQYVVNVVRDTRANPRVRLGASPRSAQALLAAAKARAALNGTDFVTPDNVKDVVFSVLNHRLLLKAEAEVEGVTADDVLRQTLERVRVPR; this is encoded by the coding sequence ATGTCCGACGCCTCTCCCCTCTCCCGCCTCACCTCCGCGCTCGGCGCGGCCGTCTTCGGGCAGCAGCGCGTGCTGGCCGACCTGGTGACGGCCTTCCTCGCGCGCGGCCACGTGCTGCTGGAGGGCGTGCCCGGCGTGGCCAAGACGCTCACCGCGCGCAGCATGGCCGGGGCGCTGGGGCTGCTCTTCACCCGCGTCCAATTCACCCCGGACCTGATGCCGGCGGACATCCTCGGCACCAACGTCTTCCAGCCGCAGGACAACGCCTTCCGGCTGGTGAAGGGCCCCATCTTCACGGAGGTGGTGGTGGCGGACGAAATCAACCGCACCCCGCCCAAGACGCAGGCCGCGCTGCTGGAGGCCATGGAGGAGCGGCAGGTCACCATCGACGGCGTCTCACACCCGCTGCCGCCGCACTTCTTCGTGGTGGCCACGCAGAACCCGCTGGAGCTGGAGGGCACCTACCCGCTGCCCGAGGCGCAGCTGGACCGCTTCCTCATGCGCGTGCGCGTGGGCTACCCGGAAGGCGACGCGGAGACGACCATGCTGCGCGCCTTCCACCAGCGCGAGGGCCGGCCGCCCACCACGGAGCGGGTGCTGGACGCCCCCACGCTCCTGGAGTTGCAGGCGCGGGCCGCCCGCGTGTCGTGTGACGACTCCATCCTCCAGTACGTCGTGAATGTGGTGCGTGACACCCGCGCCAACCCCCGGGTGCGCCTGGGGGCCAGTCCCCGCTCGGCCCAGGCCCTGCTGGCGGCCGCCAAGGCTCGCGCGGCGCTGAACGGCACGGACTTCGTCACCCCGGACAACGTGAAGGACGTGGTCTTCAGCGTCCTCAACCACCGCCTCCTCCTCAAGGCCGAGGCCGAGGTGGAGGGAGTCACCGCGGACGACGTCCTCCGGCAGACGCTCGAGCGGGTACGAGTGCCCCGGTGA
- a CDS encoding DUF58 domain-containing protein: MSVGRPVPTGLAVALLAAGLVPAALAVASPAFGWLALTVDVAVLALCAVDFLRAPRADAVAVHRRVEPILSSGTRNAVHLDFERTDDSASPLRLEARDEPPGDVASTGHRQALTLPPRAQHADAPPRLTYFVTPPSRGDARFGDVHLRLAGPLGLCARQVRVPAAQAVKVYPDLTALSREALALARASESPSARTQRRRAAEGREFESLREYRPGDDYRHIDWKASARHGDTLVRTWQPEKHQPVLLLLDCGRHMAGQVQGRRKLDHAVDAALRLARVGLDAGDVVGVLAFASDVRTFLPPRKGREHLRLITESLYRTEAALEESDYGRAFDFAFARQTRRALVVLFTDLVDPDASASLLTRTLALRPRHLPVVASLLDEDVEAAATAVPREAQDAYSRQAAARLEAEYRRTATTLRDSGALVVRAPARGFGAAALNAYLDVKSRGLL, translated from the coding sequence GTGAGCGTGGGCCGTCCCGTCCCCACCGGCCTCGCCGTTGCGCTGCTGGCGGCGGGGCTCGTCCCGGCCGCGCTCGCGGTGGCCAGTCCCGCCTTCGGCTGGCTGGCGCTGACGGTGGACGTGGCGGTGCTGGCCCTCTGCGCCGTGGACTTCCTCCGCGCCCCGCGCGCGGACGCCGTGGCGGTGCACCGCCGCGTGGAGCCCATCCTCTCCTCCGGCACGCGCAACGCCGTGCACCTGGACTTCGAGCGCACGGACGACAGCGCCAGCCCCCTGCGCCTGGAGGCGCGTGACGAGCCCCCCGGGGACGTGGCCAGCACCGGCCACCGGCAGGCCCTCACGCTCCCCCCTCGGGCGCAGCACGCGGACGCGCCGCCCCGGCTCACCTACTTCGTCACCCCGCCGTCGCGAGGCGACGCACGCTTCGGAGACGTCCACCTGCGGCTGGCGGGCCCGCTGGGGCTGTGCGCGCGGCAGGTCCGCGTGCCGGCCGCGCAGGCGGTGAAGGTGTACCCGGACCTGACGGCGCTCTCCCGCGAGGCGCTGGCGCTGGCGCGGGCCTCGGAGTCCCCCTCCGCGCGCACCCAGCGGCGCCGCGCGGCGGAAGGGCGCGAGTTCGAGTCCCTGCGCGAGTACCGCCCGGGCGACGACTACCGCCACATCGACTGGAAGGCGTCCGCGCGCCACGGGGACACGCTGGTGCGCACGTGGCAGCCGGAGAAGCACCAGCCGGTGCTGCTGCTGCTGGACTGCGGGCGCCACATGGCGGGCCAGGTGCAGGGCCGCCGCAAGCTGGACCACGCGGTGGACGCGGCGCTGCGGCTGGCGCGCGTGGGGCTGGACGCGGGGGACGTGGTGGGCGTGCTCGCCTTCGCCAGCGACGTGCGCACCTTCCTCCCGCCGCGCAAGGGGCGCGAGCACCTGCGCCTCATCACCGAGTCCCTCTACCGCACCGAGGCCGCGCTGGAGGAGAGCGACTACGGCCGCGCCTTCGACTTCGCCTTCGCCCGGCAGACGCGCCGCGCGCTGGTGGTGCTCTTCACGGACCTGGTGGACCCGGACGCCTCCGCCAGCCTCCTCACCCGCACGCTGGCGCTGCGCCCCCGCCACCTGCCCGTCGTCGCCTCGCTGCTGGACGAGGATGTGGAGGCCGCGGCGACCGCGGTGCCCCGGGAGGCGCAGGACGCCTACTCGCGGCAGGCCGCGGCGCGCCTGGAGGCCGAGTACCGCCGCACCGCCACCACCCTGCGGGACTCCGGGGCGCTGGTGGTCCGGGCCCCCGCGAGGGGCTTCGGCGCGGCGGCGCTCAACGCGTACCTGGACGTGAAGTCGCGCGGGCTGCTCTGA
- a CDS encoding SNF2-related protein: METVLAEGARGLRVEVEVDAAAAAMASRMESEPTRTLTPFHERLLAEELLARSGDTQQRLAGALSDAKVDLNPHQVEGAMFALDSLSRGGCMLGDEVGLGKTIEAGLVIAQLMAEGKNRILILAPATLRAQWNSELREKFDLDSVLVDGRTVRATGNCFDQPFPVICSHPFAANKAHLTSEIAWDLVVIDEAHRLRNAYRANNKMGQALKASLAGKPKLLLTATPLQNDIMELFGLMSLLDEQILGPEHAFRSRYRVDEGGGMSEAAVCELKERLAPVVQRTLRRQVREYVRYTNRRSIVEDFTPSPEEHDLYEKVSEYLQRSEAAAIEPGKKTLLTLCYRKLLASSTYAIAPTLRRLSDNLEKRLQAAKLGQQALAMFEPEEAKQFVEEGEEWSDDPAKAPNVRALEQEVWELRQYADLADSIKVNAKGEALKRGLDRTFGVMRAHGWPEKALIFTESKRTQQYLFNLLSENGYRGKISLLSGDAGTPEDRRALVEDFRSKSQILICTEAGAEGLNLQFCNLVVNYDLPWNPQRVEQRIGRCHRYGQQRDVLVINFLNRMNAADARLFELLEKKLNLFDGVFGASDEILGALESGVDFERRILDIYQSCRKPEDINTAFDKLREELEGRISKRMTEMRSVVLERFDGDVRRRLRGQQDQTKEALAKRQQEARALTSSVLGSRTSGRLEIAKAAYAVKGRTQDAVAYLQLDASELPSRLARLAGCEGWWFAYKFETTGLKPEEKLVHLVLVRERDGGFRALPLQDGAHFVKLTAKEEKRRQPAPVSVQLMQEQALVLAKEEIIRAAERRNALELDKAKERADRYVEDCLMESREAVDAARQVWFDARKEVTAAGEVADKAKARAHSDRMEREYRRKLSSLRNEEEKRYAAKDRQLADLAQKAKVTEKRSLIASAYFWLS, translated from the coding sequence ATGGAGACGGTCTTGGCGGAGGGCGCGAGGGGCTTGAGGGTTGAGGTGGAGGTCGACGCGGCGGCGGCGGCGATGGCGTCCCGGATGGAGTCCGAGCCCACGAGGACGCTGACCCCCTTCCACGAGCGGCTGCTGGCGGAAGAGCTGCTGGCCCGCAGTGGAGACACGCAGCAGCGGCTGGCCGGCGCGCTGTCGGACGCGAAGGTGGACCTCAACCCGCACCAGGTCGAGGGCGCCATGTTCGCGCTCGACTCGCTGTCGCGCGGCGGCTGCATGCTGGGCGACGAGGTGGGGCTGGGGAAGACGATTGAGGCGGGCCTCGTCATCGCCCAGCTGATGGCCGAGGGGAAGAACCGCATCCTCATCCTCGCGCCGGCCACGCTGCGCGCGCAGTGGAACAGCGAGCTGCGGGAGAAGTTCGACCTGGACAGCGTCCTGGTGGACGGCCGCACCGTGCGGGCCACCGGCAACTGCTTCGACCAGCCCTTCCCCGTCATCTGCTCGCACCCGTTCGCGGCCAACAAGGCGCACCTGACGTCGGAGATTGCCTGGGACCTCGTCGTCATCGACGAGGCGCACCGCCTGCGCAACGCGTACCGGGCCAACAACAAGATGGGCCAGGCGCTGAAGGCGTCGCTGGCCGGCAAGCCCAAGCTGCTGCTCACCGCCACCCCGCTCCAGAACGACATCATGGAGCTGTTCGGGCTGATGTCCCTGCTGGACGAGCAGATTCTCGGCCCCGAGCACGCCTTCCGCAGCCGCTACCGCGTGGACGAGGGCGGCGGCATGTCCGAGGCCGCTGTCTGCGAGCTGAAGGAGCGGCTGGCCCCGGTGGTGCAACGCACCCTGCGCCGGCAGGTGCGCGAGTACGTCCGTTACACCAACCGCCGCTCCATCGTGGAGGACTTCACCCCCTCCCCCGAGGAGCACGACCTCTACGAGAAGGTCAGCGAGTACCTCCAGCGCTCGGAGGCCGCGGCCATCGAGCCCGGCAAGAAGACGCTGCTGACGCTCTGCTACCGCAAGCTGCTGGCGTCCTCGACGTACGCGATTGCTCCCACCCTGCGCCGGCTGTCGGACAACCTGGAGAAGCGCCTCCAGGCGGCGAAGCTGGGCCAGCAGGCGCTGGCGATGTTCGAGCCCGAGGAGGCCAAGCAGTTCGTCGAGGAGGGCGAGGAGTGGTCGGACGACCCGGCCAAGGCGCCCAACGTCCGCGCGCTGGAGCAGGAGGTCTGGGAGCTGCGGCAGTACGCGGACCTGGCCGACTCCATCAAGGTCAACGCCAAGGGCGAGGCGCTCAAGCGCGGCCTGGACCGCACCTTCGGGGTGATGCGCGCGCACGGTTGGCCGGAGAAGGCGCTCATCTTCACCGAGTCCAAGCGCACGCAGCAGTACCTCTTCAACCTCCTCTCGGAGAACGGCTACCGGGGGAAGATCTCCCTGCTGTCCGGTGACGCGGGCACGCCGGAGGACCGCCGGGCGCTGGTGGAGGACTTCCGCAGCAAGTCGCAGATCCTCATCTGCACCGAGGCCGGCGCCGAGGGCCTCAACCTCCAGTTCTGCAACCTGGTAGTGAACTACGACCTGCCGTGGAATCCACAGCGGGTGGAGCAGCGCATCGGCCGCTGCCACCGGTACGGGCAGCAGCGGGACGTGCTGGTCATCAACTTCCTCAACCGGATGAACGCGGCGGACGCGCGCCTGTTCGAGCTGCTGGAGAAGAAGCTCAACCTCTTCGACGGCGTCTTCGGCGCGTCGGATGAAATCCTCGGCGCGCTGGAGAGCGGCGTCGACTTCGAGCGCCGCATCCTCGACATCTACCAGTCCTGCCGGAAGCCGGAGGACATCAACACGGCTTTCGACAAGCTGCGCGAGGAGCTGGAAGGCCGCATCAGCAAGCGCATGACGGAGATGCGCTCGGTGGTGCTGGAGCGCTTCGACGGCGACGTGCGGCGGCGGCTGCGCGGGCAGCAGGACCAGACGAAGGAAGCGCTCGCGAAGCGGCAGCAGGAGGCGCGCGCGCTCACCAGCTCCGTGCTGGGCAGCCGCACGTCGGGGCGGCTCGAAATCGCGAAGGCCGCGTACGCGGTGAAGGGGCGGACGCAGGACGCGGTGGCCTACCTGCAGCTGGACGCGTCCGAGCTGCCCTCACGGCTGGCCCGGCTGGCCGGCTGCGAGGGCTGGTGGTTCGCGTACAAGTTCGAGACGACGGGCCTGAAGCCGGAGGAGAAGCTGGTGCACCTGGTGCTGGTGCGCGAGCGGGACGGCGGCTTCCGGGCCCTGCCCCTGCAGGATGGGGCGCACTTCGTGAAGCTGACGGCGAAGGAGGAGAAGCGCCGCCAGCCCGCCCCGGTGTCCGTGCAGCTCATGCAGGAGCAGGCGCTGGTGCTGGCCAAGGAGGAAATCATCCGGGCCGCCGAGCGCCGCAACGCGCTGGAGCTGGACAAGGCCAAGGAGCGCGCGGACCGGTACGTCGAGGACTGCCTGATGGAGTCCCGCGAGGCCGTGGACGCCGCGCGGCAGGTCTGGTTCGACGCGCGCAAGGAAGTGACGGCGGCCGGGGAAGTGGCGGACAAGGCGAAGGCGCGCGCGCATTCGGACCGGATGGAGCGCGAGTACCGGCGAAAGCTGTCCTCCCTCCGCAACGAGGAGGAGAAGCGCTACGCCGCCAAGGACCGGCAGCTCGCGGACCTGGCCCAGAAGGCGAAGGTGACGGAGAAGCGCTCCCTCATCGCCTCCGCGTACTTCTGGCTGTCCTGA
- a CDS encoding Smr/MutS family protein has translation MGPRRLPPLPPGEPPLPPEGPEPPPTEDEAVEIPIDGTLDLHLFHPKEVKDLVIEYLWACRQKGLLDVRIIHGKGTGALRRTVHSLLPKLPEVESFRSATEGDGGWGATWVRLKPAEPGGA, from the coding sequence TTGGGCCCACGACGCCTGCCGCCTCTACCGCCGGGCGAGCCGCCGCTCCCTCCCGAGGGGCCGGAGCCTCCTCCCACTGAGGACGAGGCTGTAGAAATTCCAATCGATGGGACGCTGGACCTGCATCTCTTCCATCCGAAAGAGGTGAAGGACCTGGTCATCGAGTACCTCTGGGCATGCCGTCAGAAGGGGCTGCTCGACGTGCGCATCATCCACGGCAAGGGCACCGGGGCGCTGCGCCGCACCGTGCACTCGCTGCTCCCGAAGCTGCCGGAGGTGGAGTCGTTCCGCTCCGCTACCGAGGGCGACGGGGGCTGGGGCGCGACGTGGGTACGGCTGAAGCCGGCGGAACCGGGTGGGGCCTAG
- a CDS encoding DUF72 domain-containing protein — protein sequence MPQQREPSQLDLFTGAPVEAPARGRKGTQPVGPAPISEQLAALGQHLPTGTFLGTSSWTFPGWSGILWDHEAPASQLAREGLAAYAHHPVLRTVGIDRTFYAPIPASAFAEYAEQVPDGFRFLVKAHEVCTMARFPLHERYGAHRGQANDRFLNAAYAAEYVVAPFVEGLGDKAGPLVFQFPPQDPQALGGPARFVERLHAFFAALPKGPLYAVEVRNEGLLTEGFAQALEDVGASPVLAVWRDMPPVAQQAKRTRAFEAARALVVRWMLPPNLGYEEARARYAPFDKLVDEDVGTRDVLARVCLAAERRGKPAFVTINNKAEGSAPLSAIRLAERIVARKTEEGRQQGVSS from the coding sequence ATGCCCCAGCAACGAGAACCCTCCCAGCTCGACCTCTTCACGGGCGCTCCCGTGGAGGCACCGGCCCGTGGCCGCAAGGGAACCCAGCCGGTAGGGCCCGCCCCGATCTCCGAGCAGCTCGCCGCCCTGGGCCAGCACCTGCCCACGGGCACCTTCCTCGGGACGTCCTCGTGGACGTTCCCCGGGTGGTCCGGAATCCTCTGGGACCACGAGGCCCCTGCCTCGCAGCTCGCGCGCGAGGGCCTGGCCGCGTACGCGCACCACCCGGTGCTGCGCACGGTGGGCATCGACCGCACCTTCTACGCCCCCATCCCCGCCAGCGCCTTCGCCGAGTACGCGGAGCAGGTGCCGGACGGCTTCCGCTTCCTCGTGAAGGCGCACGAGGTCTGCACCATGGCCCGCTTCCCCCTGCACGAGCGCTACGGCGCTCACCGGGGACAGGCCAATGACCGGTTCCTCAACGCCGCGTATGCCGCCGAGTACGTGGTGGCCCCCTTCGTGGAGGGGCTCGGGGACAAGGCCGGGCCGCTCGTCTTCCAGTTCCCGCCCCAGGACCCGCAGGCGCTCGGCGGCCCCGCGCGCTTCGTGGAGCGGCTGCACGCCTTCTTCGCCGCGCTCCCCAAGGGCCCGCTGTACGCCGTGGAGGTCCGCAACGAGGGGTTGCTCACGGAGGGCTTCGCACAGGCCCTGGAGGACGTGGGGGCCAGCCCCGTGCTGGCAGTGTGGCGCGACATGCCTCCGGTGGCGCAGCAGGCGAAGCGCACCCGCGCCTTCGAGGCGGCGCGCGCGCTGGTGGTGCGGTGGATGCTGCCGCCGAACCTGGGCTACGAGGAGGCCCGCGCGCGCTACGCCCCCTTCGACAAGCTGGTGGATGAGGACGTGGGCACCCGCGACGTGCTGGCCCGGGTGTGCCTGGCGGCCGAGCGGCGCGGCAAGCCCGCCTTCGTTACCATCAACAACAAAGCCGAGGGCAGCGCCCCCCTGTCCGCCATCCGACTCGCGGAACGTATCGTCGCGCGCAAGACGGAGGAGGGCAGGCAGCAGGGCGTTTCCTCGTGA
- a CDS encoding helix-turn-helix domain-containing protein, which yields MADDFPHADLPESLTRREVEVLRLIARGLSNREIAQALGTEGDCEESDLQHPLQAGREGPHPRRPPGHGA from the coding sequence GTGGCAGACGACTTCCCCCACGCGGACCTGCCCGAGAGCCTCACCCGCCGCGAGGTGGAGGTGCTCCGCCTCATCGCTCGGGGACTGAGCAACCGCGAGATTGCCCAGGCGCTCGGTACGGAGGGGGACTGTGAAGAATCAGACCTCCAGCATCCTCTCCAAGCTGGGCGTGAGGGACCGCACCCGCGCCGTCCTCCGGGCCATGGCGCCTAG
- a CDS encoding DUF6209 family protein: MSRRFLPSLLPLLLVASTAAAQTAPTSITFDGYWNETPSVELIPAGGQVVVNYDTSRLPQCRGTTSTGNPTWTITGHVQVNRGPVVSFWVAGHAPDGNPSQRTLHLPAGLSGALVMWFDISSQGCQGWDSNLGSNYHFPIGAPTLSFNSNWDEMVAGTLRAGQQFIVNYDVARLPECRATYNGPAWVIVAQYRFDNGPIQETVVTGSGTSVATPITAPVGARHLEMWFRNTDRSSCMRYDNNYGANYHFDVQ, from the coding sequence ATGAGCCGTCGATTTCTTCCCTCCCTGCTGCCGCTGCTGCTGGTGGCCTCCACCGCCGCGGCGCAGACTGCTCCCACCTCCATCACCTTCGATGGCTACTGGAACGAGACGCCGTCGGTGGAGCTGATCCCCGCGGGCGGCCAGGTGGTCGTCAACTACGACACCAGCCGCCTGCCGCAGTGCCGGGGCACCACCTCCACGGGCAACCCGACCTGGACCATCACCGGCCACGTCCAGGTGAACCGCGGTCCGGTGGTGAGCTTCTGGGTGGCCGGCCACGCGCCGGATGGCAATCCCTCCCAGCGCACCCTGCATCTCCCCGCGGGCTTGAGCGGCGCCCTGGTGATGTGGTTCGACATCTCGAGCCAGGGTTGCCAGGGTTGGGACTCCAACCTGGGGAGCAACTACCACTTCCCCATCGGCGCGCCGACCCTCTCCTTCAACTCGAACTGGGACGAGATGGTGGCAGGCACGCTGCGCGCCGGCCAGCAGTTCATCGTCAACTACGACGTGGCCCGCCTGCCCGAGTGCCGCGCGACGTACAACGGCCCGGCCTGGGTGATTGTCGCGCAGTACCGCTTCGACAACGGCCCCATCCAGGAGACGGTCGTTACCGGCAGCGGCACGTCCGTGGCGACGCCCATCACCGCTCCGGTCGGCGCCCGCCACCTGGAGATGTGGTTCCGCAACACGGACCGCAGTTCCTGCATGCGCTACGACAACAACTACGGCGCCAATTACCACTTCGACGTGCAGTGA
- a CDS encoding diacylglycerol/lipid kinase family protein, giving the protein MKTFLVVNPRSANGQTGKRWAEIGAQVGKALGDFGHGFTQGGMDAARIARQALEEGYECIVAVGGDGTLNEVTNGFFRDGKPINPKAALGLIPRGTGGDFRRTFGWELDLDSSLARLRSEKTEPFDVGRLDFVNNEGQPETRYFANIASFGVSGLVAREVNSGSKALGGNFSFVWGTLKGLVKYSEKKVRMSFDGGPEETLDITTVAVANGRYFGSGMFVAPEAVTHDGFFDVTIWSGYGLSDFVLKSKGVYNGDHVTWKGTRRLRCRTLRVEPVVEGEDVFLDVDGETPGRLPCTMTLVPAAIRLKV; this is encoded by the coding sequence ATGAAGACGTTCCTCGTGGTCAATCCGCGCAGCGCCAATGGGCAGACGGGAAAGCGCTGGGCGGAGATTGGCGCGCAGGTGGGCAAGGCTCTCGGTGACTTCGGACACGGGTTCACCCAGGGCGGCATGGACGCGGCGCGCATCGCCCGCCAGGCACTCGAGGAGGGCTACGAGTGCATCGTCGCGGTCGGCGGCGACGGCACCCTCAACGAGGTCACCAACGGCTTCTTCCGTGACGGCAAGCCCATCAACCCCAAGGCGGCGCTGGGCCTCATCCCTCGCGGCACCGGCGGCGACTTCCGGCGCACCTTCGGGTGGGAGCTGGACCTGGACTCGTCCCTCGCGCGCCTGCGCTCGGAGAAGACAGAGCCCTTCGACGTGGGCCGGCTCGACTTCGTCAACAACGAGGGCCAGCCGGAGACTCGCTACTTCGCCAACATCGCCTCGTTCGGCGTGAGCGGTCTGGTGGCTCGCGAGGTCAACAGCGGCAGCAAGGCGCTGGGCGGCAACTTCAGCTTCGTGTGGGGCACGCTGAAGGGGCTGGTGAAGTACTCCGAGAAGAAGGTGCGAATGTCCTTCGACGGTGGCCCGGAGGAGACGCTCGACATCACCACGGTGGCCGTGGCCAATGGCCGCTACTTCGGCAGCGGCATGTTCGTGGCGCCCGAGGCCGTCACCCATGACGGCTTCTTCGACGTCACCATCTGGTCCGGCTACGGGCTCAGCGACTTCGTCCTCAAGTCGAAGGGCGTCTACAACGGCGACCACGTCACCTGGAAGGGCACGCGCCGGCTGCGCTGCCGCACCCTGCGCGTCGAGCCCGTCGTGGAGGGCGAGGACGTGTTCCTCGACGTGGACGGTGAGACGCCCGGACGCCTCCCGTGCACCATGACCCTCGTCCCCGCCGCCATCCGCCTCAAGGTGTAG